The proteins below come from a single Chryseobacterium capnotolerans genomic window:
- a CDS encoding ABC-F family ATP-binding cassette domain-containing protein, whose translation MLSVQSLGLHHSGNYLFQNVNFTIKKDDKVGLVGKNGAGKSTLLKMLSGEINFYEGEVITEGSVTIGFLKQDLDFVKGRTVWAETMQAFEQINAWKNELEEVNHQMATRTDYESDSYTDLINKMTELNDLLMNHDAYNLEGDMEKVLFGLGFKADDFQKITDEFSGGWRMRIELAKLLLQKNDIMLLDEPTNHLDMESIIWLENFLKDYPGAIVLVSHDKQFMTAVCNRTFDINNKKVDDYKANYTKYLVMREDRREKLIQAKKNQDAEIKQMEDNINKFRASATKASFAQSLIKKLDKIERIEVDNEDVSKFNIRFVQSMVPGKVIFEAENLGKAYGQKQIFDDVDFIVQRGDRIALLGQNGQGKTTLAKILAGDIKDYSGVWNLGHNVNIGYFAQNQEEVLTPNKTVLEEAEDAATEETRPRVRDLLGSFLFQGDAVTKKTKVLSGGERNRLALCKLLLRPFNTLIMDEPTNHLDIQSKEIIKLALQNFEGTLIVISHDREFLQGLCDKIYEFRDGKMKEFLGDINEYLEYRQKETIREISAEKAKLHNEVKEEPKKVEEKPVVSTSQASNIVSKEQKNIQNKIKKVEEKISELETKVEEMEASFAKENPSDETLEKYNKAKEELDNALQEWEYLGTQLD comes from the coding sequence ATGCTTTCGGTTCAAAGTTTAGGATTACACCATTCGGGAAATTATTTATTTCAAAATGTAAATTTTACCATTAAAAAGGATGATAAAGTGGGGCTCGTAGGAAAAAATGGAGCAGGAAAATCTACTTTATTGAAAATGCTGTCCGGAGAAATTAATTTCTACGAAGGAGAAGTGATTACAGAAGGAAGCGTTACCATTGGTTTCCTAAAGCAGGATCTTGATTTTGTAAAAGGAAGAACGGTTTGGGCTGAAACCATGCAGGCTTTTGAGCAAATTAATGCATGGAAGAACGAACTTGAAGAGGTGAATCACCAAATGGCGACAAGAACCGATTACGAAAGTGATTCCTATACGGATTTGATTAATAAAATGACCGAACTGAATGACCTTTTGATGAACCATGATGCCTACAATCTGGAAGGTGATATGGAAAAAGTGTTGTTTGGTTTAGGGTTTAAAGCTGATGATTTCCAAAAAATCACTGATGAGTTTTCAGGAGGATGGAGAATGAGAATCGAATTGGCAAAGCTGCTTCTTCAAAAGAATGACATCATGCTTCTCGATGAGCCTACCAACCACCTGGATATGGAATCTATCATCTGGCTGGAAAACTTCTTAAAAGATTATCCCGGAGCAATTGTGCTGGTAAGTCACGATAAACAGTTTATGACCGCTGTTTGTAACCGTACTTTTGATATCAACAATAAGAAGGTTGACGACTATAAAGCCAATTATACCAAATATCTTGTGATGCGTGAAGACCGCCGTGAAAAACTGATTCAGGCTAAAAAGAATCAGGATGCGGAGATCAAGCAGATGGAAGATAACATTAATAAGTTCCGTGCAAGTGCTACCAAAGCATCTTTTGCCCAGTCACTTATTAAGAAATTAGATAAAATAGAACGTATTGAAGTAGATAATGAAGATGTTTCAAAATTCAATATCCGTTTTGTACAGTCTATGGTTCCAGGGAAAGTAATTTTCGAAGCTGAAAACCTTGGAAAAGCTTATGGTCAGAAGCAGATTTTTGACGATGTAGATTTTATTGTTCAAAGAGGAGATAGAATTGCTCTTTTAGGACAAAACGGACAAGGAAAAACAACCTTGGCTAAAATTTTAGCAGGAGATATTAAAGATTATTCAGGAGTATGGAATCTTGGACATAACGTAAACATCGGATACTTTGCCCAAAATCAGGAAGAAGTTTTAACACCGAATAAAACGGTTCTTGAAGAAGCAGAAGATGCAGCAACAGAAGAAACCAGGCCTAGAGTAAGAGATTTATTAGGATCTTTCCTATTCCAGGGAGATGCTGTTACCAAGAAAACAAAAGTACTTTCCGGAGGGGAAAGAAATCGTCTGGCACTTTGTAAACTATTACTTCGTCCTTTCAATACATTGATCATGGACGAACCTACCAACCACCTGGATATTCAGTCTAAAGAGATTATTAAACTGGCGTTACAGAACTTTGAAGGTACGTTAATTGTAATTTCTCACGACAGGGAATTCCTTCAGGGACTTTGTGATAAAATCTATGAATTCCGTGATGGGAAGATGAAAGAATTCCTTGGAGATATCAATGAATATCTTGAGTACAGACAAAAAGAAACCATCAGAGAAATTTCTGCAGAAAAAGCTAAACTTCACAATGAAGTAAAAGAAGAGCCAAAGAAAGTAGAAGAGAAACCTGTCGTTAGCACCAGCCAGGCATCTAATATTGTCAGCAAGGAACAAAAAAATATTCAAAATAAAATCAAGAAGGTAGAAGAAAAAATTTCTGAGCTTGAAACTAAAGTAGAAGAAATGGAAGCTTCTTTCGCTAAAGAAAACCCTTCCGATGAAACTTTAGAAAAATACAATAAAGCTAAAGAGGAGCTGGACAACGCTCTGCAGGAATGGGAGTACCTGGGAACCCAACTTGATTAA
- a CDS encoding TonB-dependent receptor, with the protein MKLIYCLLLIFCGSVFTSAQKAYTVQGTVQDFHDKTMLENAVVKIGNLTAKTDKKGMFSFDRVPAGKYTLIAQHPDCNDYTENIRVDQDIQLIITLEHHIKDIETVTIHGSHKNNGSMVVKTLDKSTLSRNVTENLGNLLTNISGVNVLKTGNNIAKPIIHGLYGSRVSILNDGVKLAEQEWGVEHAPNVDVNNFEHIDVIKGASALKYGAGAVGGVVVLQPQVLPKKDTIMGNVSLSGISNGRGADLNVKLAKTWENGWAIKTNGSYKKLGDLEAPDYGLMNTGLESSGFNFGVQKMTFEKGFSFDYYLTKSTVGILRSSHVGNSEDLRNALTAPEPIYQRDFSYDIDNPQQEIEHHIAKISAYKRFENFGKLTATYSFQYNHRKEYDIRRTEQLSKKPALDLELITNDLNVNHLVERGKWNLETGINAGYQNNYSNTQTEARRLVPNYDRYYAGIYSVLKYKIAPKLDIELGGRYDYDHYEVTKWYDLSDWNKTYATDYSDFVVRINQNRILTKPSLSYNNISVNGGIVYHHSEYFDLKFNYARVSRSPNIAELFADGLHHSAAIIERGDMRMKSETGNQFNVVADIKANVLKGLNVSVNPYLFYTQNFINQIPTGYQNTQWGGAFVVYNYQQINAKMYGLDIDAQLKITDNLTYKGSGSYVYGQDTTHDVPLILMMPPNFNNSLEFSKKNGKTSISQ; encoded by the coding sequence ATGAAATTGATATATTGCCTGCTGCTGATCTTTTGCGGATCGGTATTTACGAGTGCACAGAAAGCTTATACTGTACAAGGAACGGTTCAGGATTTTCATGACAAAACCATGCTGGAAAATGCAGTGGTGAAAATTGGGAATCTTACAGCAAAAACAGATAAAAAAGGAATGTTCTCCTTTGATAGAGTCCCTGCAGGGAAGTATACACTCATTGCACAACATCCTGATTGCAATGATTATACTGAAAATATAAGAGTTGATCAGGATATTCAGCTTATCATTACACTGGAACATCATATTAAAGATATTGAAACAGTGACCATTCATGGAAGTCACAAGAACAATGGAAGTATGGTGGTGAAAACACTTGATAAATCAACGCTTTCAAGAAATGTCACCGAAAACTTAGGGAATTTATTAACTAACATTTCCGGAGTAAACGTTCTTAAAACCGGAAATAATATTGCTAAGCCTATTATCCATGGCCTTTATGGAAGCAGAGTTTCCATTCTTAATGATGGGGTGAAGCTGGCTGAACAAGAATGGGGAGTAGAACACGCTCCTAACGTGGATGTCAATAATTTTGAACATATCGATGTGATCAAAGGAGCATCTGCTTTGAAATATGGAGCGGGTGCTGTAGGTGGAGTCGTTGTTTTACAACCTCAGGTTTTACCAAAGAAAGATACTATTATGGGAAATGTTTCTCTTTCCGGAATTTCAAATGGAAGAGGGGCTGATCTTAATGTTAAGCTTGCAAAAACCTGGGAGAATGGCTGGGCAATAAAAACGAATGGAAGCTATAAAAAGCTAGGTGATCTGGAAGCTCCAGATTATGGTCTGATGAATACAGGGCTTGAAAGTTCCGGGTTTAATTTTGGCGTTCAGAAAATGACCTTTGAAAAAGGATTCTCATTTGATTATTATCTGACAAAAAGCACAGTAGGAATTCTTAGAAGTTCCCATGTAGGAAATTCTGAAGATCTACGTAATGCGCTTACAGCACCGGAACCAATCTATCAAAGAGATTTTAGTTATGATATTGATAATCCTCAACAAGAAATTGAACATCATATTGCTAAAATATCCGCTTACAAAAGATTTGAAAACTTTGGGAAACTTACAGCTACCTATAGCTTTCAATACAATCATAGAAAAGAATATGATATAAGACGTACAGAACAACTTAGTAAAAAACCAGCATTGGATCTTGAGTTGATTACCAATGATCTGAATGTAAATCACCTGGTAGAAAGAGGCAAATGGAATCTTGAAACAGGAATTAATGCGGGGTATCAGAATAACTATTCCAATACCCAGACTGAGGCCAGACGTCTTGTTCCAAATTATGACAGATATTATGCAGGAATTTATTCTGTATTAAAATATAAAATAGCACCTAAGCTGGATATCGAACTTGGAGGAAGATACGATTATGATCATTATGAAGTGACAAAATGGTATGATCTGAGTGATTGGAATAAAACTTACGCAACAGATTATTCAGACTTTGTAGTAAGAATAAATCAAAACAGGATTCTTACAAAACCATCTTTAAGTTATAATAATATTTCTGTGAACGGAGGGATTGTTTATCATCATTCTGAGTATTTTGATTTGAAATTTAATTATGCAAGAGTTTCAAGGTCTCCAAATATTGCAGAACTTTTCGCCGATGGACTTCACCATTCTGCTGCCATTATTGAAAGGGGAGATATGAGAATGAAAAGTGAAACCGGAAATCAGTTTAATGTAGTGGCAGACATAAAAGCAAATGTTTTAAAAGGATTGAATGTTTCAGTAAACCCATATCTCTTTTATACTCAAAACTTCATCAACCAAATTCCCACAGGGTATCAGAATACACAATGGGGTGGAGCTTTTGTAGTGTATAATTATCAGCAGATCAACGCGAAAATGTATGGATTAGATATCGATGCTCAGCTTAAAATTACGGATAACCTGACTTATAAAGGAAGCGGCTCTTATGTATATGGTCAGGATACGACTCATGATGTACCGCTTATTTTAATGATGCCACCGAATTTTAACAATTCATTGGAATTCAGTAAAAAGAATGGAAAAACTTCTATTTCACAGTAA
- a CDS encoding trigger factor yields MKVTAQNHDDVSALLTVTLEKSDYKEKVEKQLINYAKNAQVPGFRKGKVPLSMVKKQYEAGIAFEEINRQVSDALNSYVNDNKLRLVGQPIPQPVNELDYNADQVTVAFEVGYEPAFTIDLAKYEAPHYKVEASEKEISKSIENMQKRFAEQVPQDKITKDSYIALEVSQVVEEDAEGEHHHHPKNVTITAENKEAFKLVKALKMDGSVKVTKETLAGDEELAKELGFSKEEVEHLHHNEVEVKVKDFYSLDLAELNQELFDKVYGEGNIKSEEELKEKVKTELDEYFQQNADVHFVNKVLEQVTEKEEVALPEAFLVKWLMFSNQNIQSEEQAKEILENEKNQLRYQIIEGKLMTDNEINLDYADVLAQAEQLVKNQLAIYGIHHLGDEEIQKYAVEMLKDQEQVRQISSEVAMAKLKDVILEKASKKETKISHDEFLEELKK; encoded by the coding sequence ATGAAGGTTACCGCACAAAACCATGATGATGTAAGTGCATTACTTACTGTAACATTGGAGAAATCTGACTACAAAGAAAAAGTAGAAAAGCAATTGATTAATTATGCTAAAAATGCGCAAGTTCCTGGATTCAGAAAAGGGAAAGTGCCTTTGAGTATGGTTAAGAAACAATATGAAGCAGGAATTGCATTTGAAGAAATCAACAGACAGGTTTCTGATGCATTGAACAGCTATGTTAACGACAACAAGTTAAGATTAGTTGGTCAGCCTATTCCTCAGCCAGTAAACGAATTAGATTACAATGCTGATCAGGTAACAGTTGCTTTCGAAGTAGGATATGAGCCTGCATTCACTATAGATTTAGCTAAGTATGAAGCGCCTCACTACAAAGTAGAAGCTTCTGAAAAAGAAATCAGCAAGAGTATTGAAAACATGCAGAAGCGTTTCGCTGAGCAGGTTCCTCAAGATAAAATCACTAAAGATTCTTACATCGCTTTAGAAGTTTCTCAAGTTGTGGAAGAAGATGCTGAAGGAGAGCACCACCACCACCCAAAGAACGTTACCATTACAGCTGAAAACAAAGAAGCTTTCAAATTAGTAAAAGCTTTGAAAATGGATGGATCTGTAAAAGTAACTAAAGAAACTCTTGCAGGTGATGAAGAATTAGCTAAAGAATTAGGATTCAGCAAAGAAGAAGTAGAGCACCTACACCACAATGAAGTGGAAGTTAAAGTAAAAGACTTCTATTCATTAGACTTAGCTGAACTTAACCAGGAGTTATTCGACAAAGTATACGGAGAAGGAAACATCAAGTCTGAAGAAGAGCTTAAAGAAAAAGTTAAGACAGAATTAGATGAGTATTTCCAGCAAAATGCTGACGTTCACTTCGTGAATAAAGTATTAGAGCAAGTTACTGAAAAAGAAGAAGTAGCACTTCCTGAAGCTTTCTTAGTAAAATGGTTAATGTTCTCTAACCAGAACATCCAGTCTGAAGAGCAGGCTAAAGAAATCCTTGAAAACGAGAAAAACCAATTGAGATACCAGATCATCGAAGGTAAATTGATGACTGATAACGAAATCAATCTTGATTATGCTGATGTATTGGCACAAGCTGAGCAATTAGTGAAAAACCAATTGGCTATCTACGGAATCCACCACTTAGGTGATGAGGAGATCCAAAAATATGCTGTTGAAATGTTAAAAGATCAGGAGCAAGTAAGACAAATTTCTTCTGAAGTGGCTATGGCTAAATTAAAAGATGTAATTCTTGAAAAAGCTAGCAAAAAAGAAACTAAAATTTCTCACGACGAATTTTTAGAAGAACTTAAAAAATAA
- a CDS encoding DUF3109 family protein → MIQIDDKLISEEIFSEEFVCNLTKCKGACCVEGDVGAPLDKNELEILDGIFDKIKPYLTQEGIKALEEQGTWTTDPHDGMYVTPMVENRECAYVTFDDKGITKCGIEKAYEDGAVDWQKPISCHLYPIRVTEYSSFTALNYHEWNVCSDACTLGKELQVPVYKFLKTPLIRKYGEEFYDVLSGAAEEWKKEYGS, encoded by the coding sequence ATGATTCAGATAGACGATAAATTGATTTCTGAGGAAATCTTTTCCGAAGAATTTGTGTGCAACCTTACCAAATGTAAGGGGGCATGTTGTGTGGAAGGTGATGTAGGAGCTCCACTGGACAAAAATGAGCTTGAAATACTGGACGGTATTTTTGACAAAATTAAACCCTACCTTACTCAAGAGGGCATCAAGGCCCTTGAAGAACAGGGTACATGGACTACTGATCCACACGACGGAATGTATGTTACTCCTATGGTTGAAAACCGTGAATGTGCCTATGTTACTTTTGACGATAAAGGCATTACGAAATGTGGCATTGAAAAAGCATACGAAGATGGTGCTGTAGACTGGCAGAAACCTATTTCATGCCACCTTTACCCTATCCGTGTTACAGAATACTCTTCATTTACGGCTTTAAATTATCATGAATGGAATGTATGCAGCGATGCCTGTACGCTTGGAAAAGAACTTCAGGTTCCTGTTTATAAATTCCTGAAAACGCCATTAATCAGAAAGTACGGCGAAGAATTTTATGATGTTCTGAGCGGTGCTGCAGAAGAATGGAAGAAAGAATATGGTTCATAG
- a CDS encoding DUF6427 family protein produces the protein MFKLLSKESNIFSIPVYIGCLLLVVVIFNILNFNTYEAIIAGITFLGIALGYFCFHSVALNYQTHLPLFLYTFFIFGLYPGNLDIGIAVSLLTNSFLILLLTSADEDIRKKSYVLVGAIVALNFIFLPTTWPMAVFVIIHVIATSAKVGLNLFRFLLGIILIAFSYFSVMYFVQFTSWNIDYFPFGKMRPVTDYTELFPLIPVALMLIYAVYDHFQNYNKKSPISRYKYTFLLVFSLAQLVTIILYMNKSYEYLLLLAFPSSIILSRMMRFLPKYWMQEAGLWLIILSLLTFKAGTYFDLF, from the coding sequence ATGTTTAAATTACTTTCAAAAGAAAGCAATATTTTTTCAATTCCTGTTTATATTGGTTGTCTTCTTTTAGTAGTCGTAATATTTAACATACTGAATTTCAATACTTATGAAGCAATTATTGCCGGAATTACTTTTCTGGGAATTGCGTTGGGATATTTTTGCTTTCACAGTGTTGCCCTTAATTATCAGACCCATTTGCCGCTATTCTTATATACATTCTTTATTTTTGGATTGTATCCGGGTAATCTAGATATAGGAATTGCCGTTTCATTGCTTACTAATTCCTTTCTGATCCTACTCTTAACGAGTGCTGATGAGGATATAAGGAAAAAATCATATGTATTGGTGGGAGCCATTGTTGCTTTAAACTTTATCTTTCTGCCAACCACCTGGCCTATGGCTGTTTTTGTGATTATCCACGTCATTGCTACTTCGGCCAAAGTAGGTTTAAATCTTTTCAGATTCCTTTTGGGAATTATTCTGATTGCATTCAGTTATTTTTCTGTTATGTATTTCGTTCAGTTTACTTCATGGAATATTGATTATTTCCCGTTTGGAAAGATGAGACCCGTAACAGATTATACGGAATTATTTCCTTTAATTCCCGTGGCATTAATGCTTATTTATGCCGTATATGACCATTTTCAAAATTACAATAAGAAAAGCCCAATCAGCAGATACAAATACACATTTCTGCTGGTCTTTTCCTTAGCTCAGCTTGTTACCATCATTTTATATATGAATAAAAGCTATGAATATTTATTGCTTCTGGCATTTCCATCCAGTATTATTCTGAGCAGAATGATGAGATTCTTACCCAAATATTGGATGCAGGAGGCCGGCTTATGGCTTATTATTTTAAGTTTACTTACCTTTAAAGCAGGTACGTATTTTGATTTATTTTAA
- a CDS encoding DUF6341 family protein — protein sequence MTSFFLFLSKVFKSSFAFFDTFGNVLNWILFIVCCVLFTYWCYVLVVTLGGDKDKDYYSPTEGKHPYYDPNIYKKKVN from the coding sequence ATGACGTCTTTCTTTCTATTCTTAAGCAAAGTTTTCAAATCGAGTTTCGCATTCTTTGATACTTTCGGAAATGTTTTAAACTGGATTCTATTTATAGTTTGCTGTGTATTATTTACTTACTGGTGCTACGTACTGGTTGTAACACTAGGTGGTGACAAAGATAAAGACTATTATTCTCCAACGGAAGGTAAACACCCTTACTACGATCCGAATATCTACAAAAAGAAGGTTAATTAA
- a CDS encoding universal stress protein has translation MINIVLPVDFGDKTDQLVEGAIKFAKQLNGRIYLIHVAPSDIGFAIGDMGFQYFPEVEANEIREELVQLNKIEQRIIAHDIDCEHLLKQGLAKDIILEHAKDKNADYIVMGSHGRSGIYDVFVGSLTKGLTKSSNIPVLVLPIHD, from the coding sequence ATGATAAATATTGTATTACCCGTAGATTTTGGGGACAAAACAGACCAACTGGTGGAAGGTGCCATAAAATTTGCAAAACAACTTAATGGTAGAATTTACCTGATCCATGTTGCACCATCTGATATCGGCTTTGCGATTGGTGATATGGGGTTCCAATATTTTCCGGAAGTGGAAGCGAATGAAATTCGGGAAGAATTGGTTCAGCTTAATAAAATTGAACAAAGGATTATCGCCCATGATATCGATTGTGAGCACCTTTTAAAACAAGGATTAGCAAAGGATATCATTTTGGAACATGCCAAAGACAAAAATGCGGATTATATTGTGATGGGATCACATGGAAGAAGTGGAATTTATGATGTATTTGTAGGAAGCCTTACCAAAGGACTTACAAAAAGTTCAAATATCCCTGTTTTGGTACTTCCTATTCACGACTAA
- a CDS encoding fumarylacetoacetate hydrolase family protein gives MKIICIGRNYSEHAKELGNEVPENPVIFMKPDTAVLKGNDFYIPEFSNDIHYELEVVVKISKGGKYIQKETAHKHYEELSLGIDFTARDLQSELKSKGLPWELAKGFDGSAVVGNFFKKENFTLDNLSFSLLKNKEKVQDGNTKDMLFNIDDIIAFASQYFTLRVGDLIYTGTPKGVGKVDENDILEAYLEDEKILDIRIL, from the coding sequence ATGAAGATCATCTGCATAGGAAGAAACTACAGCGAACATGCTAAAGAATTAGGAAACGAAGTTCCGGAGAACCCTGTTATTTTTATGAAACCGGATACGGCGGTTTTGAAGGGAAATGATTTTTATATCCCTGAATTCTCCAATGATATCCATTATGAGCTTGAAGTGGTGGTAAAGATATCAAAAGGGGGAAAATACATTCAGAAAGAAACGGCTCACAAACATTACGAAGAATTGAGTTTAGGGATTGATTTCACGGCCCGAGATCTTCAGAGTGAATTGAAGTCAAAAGGACTTCCATGGGAGCTTGCCAAGGGTTTTGATGGTTCTGCTGTGGTTGGAAATTTCTTTAAAAAGGAGAACTTTACTCTTGATAACCTTTCTTTCTCACTTCTTAAAAACAAGGAAAAAGTTCAGGATGGCAATACAAAGGATATGCTCTTCAATATTGATGATATTATTGCCTTTGCATCTCAATATTTCACTTTAAGAGTAGGTGATCTTATCTATACAGGCACTCCAAAAGGAGTAGGAAAAGTAGATGAAAATGATATTCTGGAAGCTTACCTGGAAGACGAAAAAATTCTTGACATCCGAATATTATAA
- a CDS encoding putative signal transducing protein has translation MSDLVRFKFYETALEANRDKQILAENGINSFIANEQLIQSDWLLSQAVGGIQLQVFEEDLEKAGQVLQDYKDNEQYSLEVEHTIENSEFDFVCPKCGSNHIYRDDRATSFFGISFLTSHKFVCYYCGNEFTMNE, from the coding sequence ATGTCTGATCTCGTTCGTTTTAAATTTTATGAAACTGCCCTTGAAGCAAACAGGGACAAACAGATTCTTGCTGAAAATGGGATCAACAGTTTCATTGCCAATGAACAGCTTATCCAATCGGATTGGCTGCTTTCTCAGGCCGTAGGCGGAATTCAGCTTCAGGTTTTTGAAGAAGATCTGGAAAAAGCGGGTCAGGTCCTTCAGGATTATAAAGATAACGAACAATACTCATTAGAAGTAGAACACACTATTGAAAATTCGGAGTTTGATTTTGTATGCCCAAAATGTGGGTCCAACCATATTTACAGGGATGACAGAGCTACCAGCTTTTTTGGCATTTCATTTCTAACGAGCCATAAATTTGTGTGCTACTATTGTGGAAATGAATTTACCATGAATGAGTAG
- a CDS encoding 3'-5' exonuclease, with protein MNLKLHKPLCIFDLETTGTNIGKDRIVEICILKVNPDASRESKTWKVNPEMPIPKESSEIHGIYDEDVKDAPTFREIASKIMEMITGTDLGGFNSNRFDVPLLAEELLRVGMDFDLSKFKLVDAQTIFHKKEPRNLGAAYQFYCGKTLENAHSAEADVMATFEVLDAQVGKYDDIPKEIAPLSEFTFHNKNADLAGFIGYNDKQEEVFNFGKYKGQGVKAVFQKDLGYFGWLQNADFPLYTKKVFTKIQLSSRF; from the coding sequence ATGAACTTAAAACTCCATAAACCCCTTTGTATTTTTGACCTGGAAACCACAGGAACTAACATCGGAAAAGACAGAATTGTGGAAATCTGTATTTTAAAAGTAAATCCGGATGCCTCCAGAGAAAGCAAAACCTGGAAAGTGAACCCTGAAATGCCGATTCCAAAAGAAAGCAGTGAAATTCACGGAATCTATGATGAGGATGTAAAAGATGCGCCTACCTTCAGGGAAATCGCTTCCAAAATCATGGAAATGATTACCGGAACTGACCTGGGAGGTTTTAATTCTAACAGATTTGACGTCCCCCTTTTAGCTGAAGAATTGCTTAGAGTAGGAATGGATTTTGATCTTAGCAAATTCAAATTGGTAGATGCGCAGACTATTTTCCATAAAAAAGAACCTAGAAACCTTGGAGCAGCCTACCAGTTTTACTGTGGAAAAACATTAGAAAATGCACACTCTGCTGAAGCTGATGTAATGGCAACGTTTGAAGTTCTGGATGCGCAAGTGGGGAAATATGATGATATTCCGAAGGAAATTGCTCCATTAAGCGAATTTACTTTCCATAACAAAAATGCAGATCTTGCCGGGTTTATTGGGTATAACGATAAGCAGGAAGAAGTTTTCAACTTCGGAAAATATAAGGGACAAGGTGTAAAAGCAGTTTTCCAAAAGGATCTTGGATACTTTGGATGGCTTCAGAATGCAGATTTTCCTTTATATACGAAGAAAGTATTCACTAAGATTCAACTGTCAAGCAGATTTTAA
- a CDS encoding CDP-alcohol phosphatidyltransferase family protein — MDFIKNNLANALTLANLFAGCVGVIHLILGDYQTTAICLILSAIFDFFDGFVARALKSNSNLGLQLDSLADMVSFGVIPGLTMYKALEPFGTELLGLHFPFEIKYIGLVVTIFSCLRLAIFNLDEEQRYYFKGLNTPTNTVLLFGLYYAFKETGAFSFLFDNPLLLIILSFLTSWLLISPIKMMAMKFKSKALKDNYPKIVLLVGGIAILAIFKTVGIPMLVIYYMVVSLIFQRQLK, encoded by the coding sequence ATGGATTTTATAAAGAATAATCTAGCCAATGCCTTGACTCTGGCTAATCTATTTGCGGGTTGCGTAGGTGTAATACATCTTATTTTGGGAGACTATCAAACAACGGCAATATGCCTGATTCTCTCCGCTATTTTTGATTTTTTTGATGGATTTGTGGCCAGAGCATTAAAATCAAACTCGAACCTGGGACTTCAGCTTGATTCTCTTGCGGATATGGTAAGTTTTGGAGTTATTCCGGGACTCACCATGTATAAAGCACTTGAGCCATTCGGAACTGAGCTTCTTGGGCTTCATTTCCCATTTGAAATTAAATATATCGGTCTGGTAGTAACTATTTTCTCTTGTCTAAGACTTGCTATTTTCAATCTTGATGAGGAGCAGAGATATTATTTTAAAGGATTAAATACACCTACCAACACGGTTCTTTTATTTGGATTATACTATGCTTTTAAAGAAACCGGAGCATTCAGCTTCCTGTTTGACAATCCATTACTGCTTATCATCCTTTCATTCCTTACATCTTGGCTTCTTATCAGCCCGATTAAAATGATGGCGATGAAGTTTAAATCCAAAGCATTAAAAGACAATTATCCCAAAATTGTACTATTAGTAGGTGGAATTGCTATTCTTGCTATCTTCAAGACTGTAGGAATCCCGATGCTGGTGATTTATTATATGGTAGTATCCCTTATTTTTCAAAGACAATTAAAATAG
- a CDS encoding DUF2147 domain-containing protein, which yields MKKIMFTFALSLFGVMTFAQIEGKWKTVDDETKQAKSIVEIFKKSDGKYYGKVSQLLIKPADPNCTACKDDRKGKPILGLEIIRGLKKEGDEFTGGSITDPKTGKTYKCTITKSGDKLNVRGYLGLSLLGRTQVWEKAN from the coding sequence ATGAAAAAAATAATGTTCACATTTGCACTTTCTTTATTTGGTGTGATGACATTTGCACAGATAGAAGGAAAGTGGAAGACAGTAGATGATGAAACCAAGCAGGCTAAATCTATTGTTGAAATCTTCAAGAAGTCAGACGGAAAGTATTATGGAAAGGTTTCTCAGTTATTGATAAAACCTGCTGATCCTAACTGTACCGCTTGTAAAGATGATAGGAAAGGTAAACCAATCTTAGGATTAGAAATCATTAGAGGATTGAAAAAAGAAGGTGATGAATTTACCGGAGGTAGTATTACTGACCCTAAAACAGGTAAAACTTATAAATGTACCATTACAAAAAGCGGAGATAAGCTTAATGTAAGAGGGTATTTGGGATTATCATTATTAGGAAGAACCCAGGTTTGGGAGAAAGCTAATTAA